The sequence ATCGCTGGTGCTATTGCGATGCGACCCAACATCGGACCTCATGAACCCAAAGTCGGCGCATGGTCTGGAGCATCTCGGTCAGTCGTGGTCCGCGCTCGGTGTACGGCACATTGCAGTTCGCGAACTCGCGCTCCCCTTCCGGCCCGCCCTTGCCGATCCCAATGCTCATGATCAGCCGGCCTAGCGCGAGGACGTCGATCGTCGCCAGCTCATGGACGAGGATCACGGGGTTGCGGAGGTGCCCCCGTGCGCAATAGACAACGGGAGGTGCGAGCGCTATATACCGTAGCGTGGCTGGCGTGGCGTGATCTGGCGCAACCGGCCTCGAAAGGAGGAACCAATGGTCCGTGAGTTCATGACGCATTGGGACGAGAAAACGCCCATCTGGTTCGAGCGCGAAGAGGACGAGCTGATCGGAACCCAGCGTGCGGGAGGCCGTCCGATGCCCCGCATTCGCATGATGGACCTCTTCCGCGGCCCCACGAACCGCGACGGCAACAAGCCAATCGTTGTCTGGGCCGGGGAGGATGGAGTGATCGAAGCCTGCTGGACGGCCGGACCCGAGCCACATTTTCACCGACCGGCCGACTACGACGTGCTCGTCTTCCAGTACTGCGGGCGGGCGGCCGCCGAGACCGAGATGGGCGAGTTCGAGCTGGGGCCCGGCTATTGTCTCCACGTGCCCGCTGGCGTGGCCTACCGCCTGGTCGGCAACCCCCAGTGCCGCCAGATGGTCGTGAAGCTGAACAAGCCTGTGACGCTCGGCGTCGAGCCCGACCACCCACTCACCGAGACCGCGTTCGACGTGCGAGCGGACGGCGGCCAGACCGACGGGCAACCCGTTCAGCTGCCTCCCAGAACCGGCAAGATCCTGGAGGTTACGGAGTTCTGGCAAGACGCGTTGGACCCCATCGTGATCGAGCGGGATCACGCCAAGCTCGTCGGTTGCCTATCCGGTCCCCCCGGACGCGATGCGCCGCTGCCCGGTACGCGTCGCGCGTCGGTCATCCGGGTGTTCGACTATTTCGTGGGCATGACGGGCAAGGGCAGCGCGCGCGCCCCGCAGCACTATGAGAGCGAGAACTTCCGGACCGACTCCTACAACACCGAAGGACAGCAGTTCGGGTTCCACCGCGGGATGGATGACGACGAGATCTGGTTCCAGTTCCGCGGCCATGCCACCAACGAGACCGAGTGGGGCATCCACGAGCTGGATCCGCTGGAGATGGGTTACGTGCCGCGCGGCATAGCCCATCGAATCGTGGGTGGCGAGGGATTCCTGCGCTTCGTGCTCTACTTCCGGCACCCAATGTACCCGGTGGTGGACGAGAGCGCGCACACCGGTCGATCGTCGGCTCGCGTGGATACCGTCGCATTCAAGGAGCTACCGGCCCTCGCGGAAGCGAAGGCAAAGCTGCAGGAAGCGGCCCATTCGCGCGGCGGCCCCAGCCGCTAACAATGTG is a genomic window of Chloroflexota bacterium containing:
- a CDS encoding LLM class flavin-dependent oxidoreductase, which translates into the protein MRHELTDHWFLLSRPVAPDHATPATLRYIALAPPVVYCARGHLRNPVILVHELATIDVLALGRLIMSIGIGKGGPEGEREFANCNVPYTERGPRLTEMLQTMRRLWVHEVRCWVASQ